The Oxyura jamaicensis isolate SHBP4307 breed ruddy duck unplaced genomic scaffold, BPBGC_Ojam_1.0 oxyUn_random_OJ72845, whole genome shotgun sequence genome includes the window TACAATGGTTAAACAGGCACTAAAGATGAGAAGCTGACCTTCCCTGAGATATgtatctgagcaggagagcttgaggatctgggggatttcacagaagaactggtccacagcattaccatggcagaggggcagggaaaatgtactggctgtgtgcaggacagcatagagaaagccactgccccacgcagctgctgccatctgggcacaagctctgctgcccaggagggtcctgtagtgcaggggcttgTAGATGGCAATGTAGCGGTCGTAGGCCATGACAGTGAGAAGGAAATACTCTGAACCAAagaagaagattaaaaagaacACCTGTGCAACACATCCTTGATAAGAGATagccctggtgtcccagagggaattggccatggctttgggtgCAGAGGTGGAGATGGATCCCAGGTCGAGGACGGcaaggttgaggaggaagaagtacatgggggtgtggaggcggtggttGCAGGCTACCGCTGTGATGATGAGGctgttgcccaggagggcagccaggtagatgctCAGGAAGAGcccgaagtgcaggagctgcagctcccgcgtGTCTGCGAATGCCAAGAGGAGGAACtcactcacagagctgctgttgggcatttGCTCTTTCTGGGCATGGGGTCCTGCCCAAGGAACAGAAAGATGGTGATTATTAACAATAGGATTATCTGGGAAAAAGgatttccatttctcatttaAGCCTCCCAACATGCTAGCTCACTTCCAGGAAGACATTTGGTAGATCCCTTTCTTGCATTTGGATTGATGCTGCCTGAGGCTGTCCTTTGGAGCAGAGGACTCTGCTGTGGGCAATGCAGGAGTCAATCCTGTCCTACGCCAATAGGTAAAGAACATAGGAGGACTTGTATCTTTTCTTCTAGCTTACCCACCGCTCCTGTGGAGAGTCTCTAAGGCAGAAATCCTGTGCATTTCCCCTTCATTGCAAGTGAAATACTGTGGATCCTGTGGATCCTCTCTGTGGTTTAAGTTATCTGTGCTGCAGGACAACTGCACTCAGAGGTTCACCTGAGAAGAACCTGAacactgctgagagcagaggaatCCAGTGCACATTTCCACACCCCTCACCCTGTCCCTGTACTCCCCTTCCCCCAAGCACACCGAGGGCTCACTCCATGTGGGTGTGAAacccccatccccagccagcctggaaacaagaccagcagcagcacggccaggtGGAGAAGCCAGGAGGAGTGCCAgcgtgctgctgccaggggaggcaAGGCCAGGGAGGGACAGACAGACACTCAGCAGaccctcctctgctgcagctctgcctgcagaggaggcagcctctgctggggacactggggccttgagggcagaggctgtgctggtgggagaggagagcagggggtGTCCCAGGGAAGGCACCTGCCCTGCAGGGGATGGCAGGGAGGTGCCTGAGCCCTCCTTTGCACAGCatttctggcagcagctccctctcaCCTCCTGcccatgtccctgctgcccGCCCATATCCCTGCTAGGAGCTGGATTAGTGTCAGCTCAGTTAAAACCTGAGGAGACTACAAATATGACATTGGTGCAGTCTTTAAGCTGAGGTGGCTGAAGGGACTTTAAGAAGTTCTTTGCTTCCATATCGATCTCTCAGTGCAATGCTCCAGGAGTCTCAGGCTCCTGTACAATCCTGATAACAAATTACCATGAAACCTATCTCCCCTCCACTGCAGTAAcctgaaagcatgaaaaaatagaTAGAAAAAATCTTACCCTTCAGGTAACCCCTGTCTTAGCCTTCCTCTTTAAATGTCCAATCATAAGTGCCATTCTCTAAAGCATTTTCTACTCATTTCTGGAGAAACAGAGAGACCCATCCCGACAGATGCTATCAGCCATCGGATGTGCCAGCTGTAGAAGACCCCTCTGGCAACCCCATCTGCATTGCCCTGCTGCCAGACTCACGGTGTCAAGAGTCTGCAGATCTGTCCTGCCACATGCTGCCCTCTGTTGTTGCACTCCTCACTGCCTCCAagccctctctctttctctcctctccccgtGTCACCTGCggtcagagcccccagccctgctgcgctgtgcagaggagctgctcctgggcagagctgtctctctgcagcattgcccgcttgccaggagctcccctgGGGCCCAGAAgcccggcccagctcagcagcaccgCACCCGACCATGGCATCGCTTGCTCTGTGCCATTGGGCTCCCTCGAGGTGTCCCCGAGGCCTTAGGGCTGACAgctcctgaaggcagcagggtCTCTGCTGCGGTGTGGTGTTTGAAGCGGACCAAATGCATCACCGACTGCCCTTCTCTGAGCACAGGAGAGATGACTTTTACACGTGTGATTTGTGCTGTTAGAATGTGGTTGTCAAACATGTTGTGCTTTAACCTGGAGGGCAGCTCAGCACTACACAGCAGTTAGCTCACACCAACCTCCCCAAATGCTTATgtgttgagataaaggcagtaTAAAGgactgaaagggaagaaaaataataataattcttattatttttattgttatgtaCAAAGCAAGctatgcacagtgcaattgctcgTTACTGATGTCCAGCCTGTCCCCAACTGGTAGAACATTGTGGTAACCATCTGCACGTGCTCTTCCTTGACCTTCAACAACTCCACAAATAGAAGGGTTCTCCCAGAGactgggcaaggtagacaactcTTTAATATCCTCTGCCATCCCAAATCCCCACCTGTACCCTTCTGGATCTTTGAAGTACCCTCTTGTGGGGAAGTCTGTGTCAAGGTTTCATAGATTAacattcttcttcctctttccttttctgagtaGTAGTTCTTTTCCATTCTAAGGAGCCTGATTTTCACATCCATTGTTTTCTCCTGCATATAGAGGCAACTGATACTGGCACAGGTTGGTGCTCTGGCCTAGCAAGACCAGACCTGGGGGCTCTGGTCTAGTCCCCAGACCTGGGGGCTCTGGTCTAGTCCCCAGAGAAATTCCAAAGCattggaggtgcccactgctctacATGCCAGCCCATATCCTCCCATGCTCCCTGCCACTTCTAACTCTCCTGCCTTGGGGCAGATCTCTGGTTAGCATTCTTAAATAGTTGTTTATCCTTAAACAAAAGTTGAAACACATTCAGGAAACATAACAATAGGaccatcccaaggatattcaaagcTTTGTAGAGCTAGTGTAATTAGcctggaggagaaaggggaggtgaaggggaaagggagagtgaaTAAGTGGAGAAGTatccctcccttttctccccctaGACTGGCTCCCTAAAGCAAAAGCTCAAGTGTGTAATTCTTATCAGTTTCTGAGTGATGGTTCCTGAGGCATGGAGGTGATGGCAATGCTCAGTACAAATAACAGATTTGTCACATGACCAGTAATTTTATGGAATcgtaagccagtgttacacaaCATATCAAAATAACTTTAAACCAGCCCCAGAAATGATAAACCAGCCCCAGAAATGATAAGCAGCACAAcgggaacacatacagtaaaCAATGTGCTATacaacacatttctgaaagcaagcaCAACAGACCTCAGATCCAAAATGTTGCCATTGTGATCAGCAACTTGTCTAATAAGCTTGTCTAATGCTTATAACCATTTAATTTTAGC containing:
- the LOC118159991 gene encoding olfactory receptor 14C36-like, with protein sequence MPNSSSVSEFLLLAFADTRELQLLHFGLFLSIYLAALLGNSLIITAVACNHRLHTPMYFFLLNLAVLDLGSISTSAPKAMANSLWDTRAISYQGCVAQVFFLIFFFGSEYFLLTVMAYDRYIAIYKPLHYRTLLGSRACAQMAAAAWGSGFLYAVLHTASTFSLPLCHGNAVDQFFCEIPQILKLSCSDTYLREGQLLIFSACLTIVCFVFIVLSYVQIFRAVVRMPSEQGRHKAFSTCLPHLTVVSLFLSTVMFAHLKPFSISSPSLDLLVSFLYSVVPPAVNPLIYSMRNQELKDALRKLMHCCV